A region from the Lolium perenne isolate Kyuss_39 chromosome 4, Kyuss_2.0, whole genome shotgun sequence genome encodes:
- the LOC127331604 gene encoding uncharacterized protein: MVDTRRSAAAAKRPAADDEQEGKASPPVSGEAPGAQPAEAEAQSSGGGGKRAKVAAVDEEEHDAAAAKSAAAAAAPSADGGEAAASEEAVAGGSPVAPPDTAGLHALTGAMDRLEAFLRTGEAVTNSDGAGHKRGAADTDLPAGLKRVKDKRQGAVAGRRQEPWCRLISQYASEPSLPIHSSYFTVGYGSHYDLRLGELSATTTSPLVCRLKHATKRGALLEIHEPRVVRVNGKVLDKNAKVTLNGGDEIVFSSPASRRAYIFQQHPQDKSAPSAFSSACGTINQGQHSLIKDIQDHLSKGPKLPSFYFGKSRPPLAPLMPIGSSADPDLFSSFYKTMDDRSNSEEDTLSARSLLSKEDLKNATCDANDISESFDSCPYYLSEDTKCALLSTAYLHLQRKDYIKFTKHISSLSQRALLSGPAGTEICQQYLVKALAKHFGARLLTVDSSMLLGGRTSKESESYKKGDRVRYIGSLLPASIILDGNCPPEFGSLGEICLPFEENRSSKVGVRFDEQIPGGIDLGGNCEVDHGLFCSVDSLCLDTPGWENRSKHPFDVINQFLSEEIQHGPIILFLKDTEKICGNNDSYYGLKSKLDHFPEGVFIVGSHIQPDSRKEKANAGSLFLSKFPYSQAILDLALQDLDRGNDKNKEMSKAMRHLAKIFPNKVTIQPPQDEVELSRWNQMLDQDVEILKANENTSKIRSFLTRLCLECTDVETVCVKDRILTNDCIDTIVGFALSHQLKHFTPTNPDPSIDLHFPLSSESLKHGVDMLESIQSGPKSSNRRKSLKDISTENEFEKRLLADVIPPDEIGVTFEDIGALESVKETLKELVMLPLQRPELFTRGQLMKPCKGILLFGPPGTGKTMLAKAVATEAGANFINISMSSISSKWFGEGEKYVKAVFSLASKISPSVIFVDEVDGMLGRRENPGEHEAMRKMKNEFMVNWDGLRTKDKERVLVLAATNRPFDLDEAVIRRLPRRLMVNLPDASNRKKILSVILAKEDLADDLELEAIANLTDGYSGSDLKNLCVTAAHLPIREILEKEKKEKALAEVEKRPLPQSCSSNDVRALRISDFKHAHEQVCASVSSDSTNMNELIQWNDLYGDGGSRKKTTLSYFM; this comes from the exons ATGGTCGACACCAGGCGGAGCGCCGCCGCGGCCAAGCGCCCGGCGGCGGACGACGAGCAGGAGGGCAAGGCCTCGCCGCCGGTGTCCGGCGAGGCGCCGGGGGCCCagccggcggaggcggaggcgcagTCGTCGGGCGGCGGCGGCAAGCGCGCCAAG GTCGCAGCGGTGGACGAGGAGGAgcacgacgccgccgccgccaagtcggcggcggcggcggccgcgccGTCCGCGGACGGGGGCGAGGCGGCTGCCTCCGAGGAGGCGGTCGCCGGGGGCTCGCCCGTCGCGCCGCCCGACACCGCGGGGCTGCACGCGCTCACCGGCGCCATGGACAGGCTCGAGGCCTTCCTCAGGACCGGGGAGGCCGTCACAAATTCCGACG GGGCAGGGCACAAGCGTGGCGCCGCCGATACCGACTTGCCGGCGGGGCTGAAGAGGGTCAAGGACAAACGCCAGGGCGCGGTCGCCGGCAGGCGCCAGGAGCCCTGGTGCAGGCTTATCTCCCAGTACGCATCG GAACCTTCCCTTCCTATTCATTCCTCCTATTTTACCGTCGGTTACGGATCACACTACGATTTGAGACTCGGCGAGCTATCTGCTACGACTACTAGCCCACTTGTTTGTAGGCTGAAGCATGCTACCAAG CGAGGTGCTCTGCTTGAAATCCATGAGCCCAGAGTTGTTCGCGTAAACGGCAAGGTTTTGGACAAAAATGCTAAAGTTACCTTGAATGGAGGGGATGAAATCGTCTTCAGTTCACCTGCGAGCAGGCGCGCTTAC ATATTTCAGCAGCATCCGCAGGATAAATCAGCGCCTTCAGCGTTTTCCTCTGCTTGCGGTACTATTAATCAGGGGCAACATTCACTTATAAAAGATATTCAGGATCATTTGTCGAAAGGACCCAAATTACCATCCTTTTACTTTGGTAAAAGCCGACCTCCTCTGGCTCCCTTGATGCCTATTG GATCatccgcagatcctgatctatttAGTAGTTTCTATAAAACAATGGATGATCGGTCTAACTCTGAAGAAGATACTCTGTCTGCCCGGTCTCTactatcaaaggaggatctaaagAACGCAACATGTGATGCTAATGACATATCTGAGTCATTTGATAGTTGTCCATACTATCTAAG TGAGGATACCAAATGTGCTCTCCTGTCTACAGCATATTTGCATTTACAACGCAAAGACTATATCAAGTTCACCAAACATATATCTTCTCTCAGTCAGCGAGCATTGCTCTCTGGTCCTGCAG GAACTGAAATCTGCCAACAATATCTGGTGAAGGCACTTGCAAAACATTTTGGTGCTAGGTTGCTCACTGTAGATTCTTCAATGCTATTGGGT GGGCGAACTTCCAAAGAATCAGAGTCATACAAAAAAG GTGATAGAGTGAGGTACATCGGTTCATTACTGCCAGCAAGCATTATCCTTGACGGAAATTG CCCTCCAGAATTTGGCTCACTAGGTGAAATATGCCTaccttttgaagaaaatagatcATCGAAGGTTGGGGTAAGGTTTGATGAACAAATTCCAGGTGGTATTGATCTTGGAGGCAATTGCGAAGTTGATCATGGCTTATTTTGTTCAG TTGATTCCTTATGCCTCGACACTCCAGGGTGGGAAAATAGATCCAAGCACCCATTTGATGTGATTAATCAG TTTCTCTCTGAAGAAATACAACATGGTCCTATAATCCTGTTTCTGAAGGACACAGAAAAAATATGTGGGAATAATGATTCCTATTATGGTCTGAAGAGCAAGCTCGATCATTTTCCAGAAGGTGTTTTTATTGTTGGTTCTCATATCCAGCCTGACAGTCGCAAAGAAAAG GCCAATGCTGGATCTCTCTTCCTTTCGAAATTCCCATACAGCCAAGCAATACTTGACCTTGCACTGCAG GACTTGGATCGGGGAAATGATAAAAACAAAGAAATGTCAAAGGCGATGAGACATCTGGCGAAGATTTTCCCCAATAAAGTGACGATCCAGCCACCACAA GATGAAGTTGAGCTTTCACGGTGGAACCAGATGTTAGATCAGGATGTTGAAATTCTTAAAGCAAATGAGAACACTTCAAAAATACGCTCT TTTCTAACGCGACTTTGCTTGGAATGCACTGATGTTGAGACAGTATGTGTCAAAGATCGTATCCTTACAAACGATT GTATTGATACAATAGTTGGTTTTGCTTTGAGCCATCAACTAAAGCACTTCACACCTACAAACCCAGACCCGTCAATTGATTTGCATTTTCCTCTATCTAGTGAAAG CCTTAAGCATGGAGTTGATATGTTGGAAAGTATCCAATCTGGCCCTAAGAGCAGCAACAGAAGGAAGTCACTTAAG GATATTTCTACGGAAAACGAATTTGAAAAGAGGCTCCTCGCCGATGTCATCCCTCCAGACGAAATAGGAGTTACATTTGAGGACATCGGGGCATTGGAAAGTGTCAAGGAGACTCTGAAGGAGTTAGTGATGCTACCCTTGCAAAGGCCTGAATTGTTTACAAGAGGACAACTTATGAAG CCATGTAAAGGAATATTACTGTTTGGCCCGCCTGGTACTGGAAAGACAATGCTTGCAAAGGCTGTGGCAACAGAAGCTGGTGCGAACTTCATAAACATATCAATGTCAAGCATCTCCTCAAAG TGGTTTGGCGAAGGAGAGAAGTACGTGAAAGCTGTGTTTTCACtggcaagcaaaatatctccaagcgtCATTTTCGTTGATGAG gttgatggcatgttgggtaGACGTGAGAACCCTGGAGAACATGAAGCCATGCGAAAGATGAAAAATGAGTTCATGGTGAACTGGGATGGTCTAAGAACAAAAGATAAAGAACGTGTATTAGTTCTTGCTGCGACTAATAGGCCATTTGACCTTGATGAAGCTGTTATTCGGAGGCTTCCAAGGAG GTTGATGGTCAATTTGCCCGATGCATCAAATAGAAAGAAAATTCTGAGCGTCATACTGGCCAAAGAAGATTTGGCGGATGATCTAGAACTGGAAGCCATTGCTAACTTGACAGATGGGTACTCAGGCAGTGATCTCAAG AATCTTTGTGTGACTGCTGCTCATCTTCCTATTAGAGAGATCCTTGAAAAGGAGAAGAAG GAGAAAGCTTTGGCAGAAGTAGAAAAGAGACCATTGCCCCAATCGTGTTCGAGCAATGATGTCCGTGCCTTGAGAATAAGCGATTTCAAACATGCGCATGAACAG GTTTGTGCAAGTGTATCTTCTGACTCCACAAATATGAATGAGCTTATTCAGTGGAACGATCTTTATGGAGATGGTGGGTCGAGGAAAAAGACAACGTTAAGTTACTTCATGTAG